From the genome of Candidatus Sulfotelmatobacter sp.:
TCTTCGAGAAGAAGTAACTCCTCGCCGCCCGTCCCTTGAGGAGCAGCCCCGGTGGCCACTGAAACCCTGCCGACGCGCGACCAGGCTCTGGCGCTGGTTCACGAGTGGATCGCCAACGTCAACCTGCGCAAGCACTGCTACGCGGTCGAGGCGGCGATGCGCGCCTACGCGCGCAAGCTGGGCGGCGACGAAGAGCGCTGGGGCATCGCCGGGCTGGTGCACGATTTCGACTGGGAGCGGCATCCGGATCTCGAGCGCCATCCGATGAAAGGCGTCGAGGTGTTGCGCTCGCTCGGCTGGCCCGAGGACATCTGCCGAGCGGTGCTCGGCCACGCCGTGCACAGCGGCGTGCCGCGCGACACCGACATGGCCCGCGCGCTCTACGCCTGCGACGAGCTGAGCGGCTTCCTGGTCGCCTGCGCGCTGGTGACGCCCGAGCGCAAGCTCGATCAGGTCGAAGTCTCGTCGGTGCGCAAGAAGATGAAGCGCGCGGATTTCGCCCGCAACGTCAACCGTGACGACATCGTGCAGGGCGCGGCCGAGCTGGGCGTGGATCTCGACGAGCACATCGCGTTCGTGCGCGAAGCGATGCTCGGCGTTCGCGGCGAGCTGGGGCTCTAACCGCCGCACCGGCGCAAGTCATGCCGCCGACACCTGTCGCGATGAGTTGGCCGGAGTACTACGTCAGCTGGCACGAGTTCTATCTCATGGCGGGAACCGCGGCGGTCACGCTGGCCGGCCTGCTGTTCGTTTCGCTCTCGCTTCACATCGAGGCGTTGATCCACGAAACGCACGAGCACCTGCTGCAGCTGGCGCGCATCGTCCTGTTCTCGTTCCTGGCCGTGCTGCTGCTCTCGCTGGTGATGCTGGTCCCGGCCGAGACCATGCGTATCACCTCGGTGGAGATGATCATCCTGGGCGGCGGCTTCCTGCTGCTGACGCGC
Proteins encoded in this window:
- a CDS encoding HD domain-containing protein; translated protein: MATETLPTRDQALALVHEWIANVNLRKHCYAVEAAMRAYARKLGGDEERWGIAGLVHDFDWERHPDLERHPMKGVEVLRSLGWPEDICRAVLGHAVHSGVPRDTDMARALYACDELSGFLVACALVTPERKLDQVEVSSVRKKMKRADFARNVNRDDIVQGAAELGVDLDEHIAFVREAMLGVRGELGL